Proteins encoded together in one Cicer arietinum cultivar CDC Frontier isolate Library 1 chromosome 4, Cicar.CDCFrontier_v2.0, whole genome shotgun sequence window:
- the LOC101499883 gene encoding tubulin-folding cofactor E-like: MQQDSPKNSTTEFQVGQRVHASNDSRRIGTVKYVGTVEGYSDTWVGVDWDNGEGKHDGSVNGVKYFHAKFETSGSFVRPKNLCKGISLLEALEKRYRSNSTKDEEDEMYVLSTSNRRVSVQLLGKNELHDKLSRFEELTSASLSFMGVSSPGIPCHISTTVPNIKELDLSGNLLSEWKDAGTICEQLPVLEALNLSHNLMSPYKSELPLLKSIRVLVLNNTGVDWEQVELLRQSLTAIEELHIMGNNISRILPVSSSMVQGFDSLRLLNLEDNCIAEWSEIMKLSQLRCLEQLYLNKNCLSSLFYPDNGRQYCESEVACYKPFQNLRCLLLGDNNISDLASVDSLNLFPNLVDIRLSGNPITDATRGGVPRFGLIARLAKIQILNGSEITSRERKDSEIRYVRLVVSKLHVSPEEIKQHPRFSELKNFYGIEDQKLSTRATGPQAISSGFLSITLKCVGASMGEKPPLTKKLPASTTVGKLKFLCESFFKLKSMKLNLFLQEEGSPLPLSLDNDASSLMDIGVGNDSVILVDEDS; this comes from the exons ATGCAGCAGGATTCTCCGAAGAATTCAACAACCGAATTCCAAGTAGGGCAACGAGTACATGCATCTAATGATTCACGAAGAATTGGTACAGTTAAGTATGTGGGAACTGTTGAAGGTTATTCAGACACATGGGTTGGAGTTGATTGGGATAATGGAGAAGGAAAACATGATGGATCCGTCAATGGTGTGAAGTACTTTCATGCTAAGTTTGAAACATCAGGTTCCTTTGTTCGTCCCAAGAATCTATGCAAAGGGATTTCATTACTTGAAGCTCTTGAAAAAAGATATCGAAGTAACTCTACTAAAGATGAAgagg ATGAAATGTATGTCCTTTCAACTAGCAACAGGAGAGTTTCTGTTCAATTATTGGGTAAAAATGAACTTCATGATAAGCTAAGTCGATTTGAGGAGTTAACAAGTGCATCATTGTCATTCATGGGTGTTAGTTCCCCTGGAATTCCATGTCATATCAGTACTACAGTGCCCA atatAAAAGAACTTGATCTGTCCGGGAACCTTCTTTCGGAGTGGAAG GATGCTGGCACCATTTGTGAACAGTTACCTGTCCTGGAGGCTCTCAACCTATCTCACAACTTAATGTCTCCATATAAATCTGAGCTTCCATTACTAAAAAGCATCCGTGTTCTGGTTTTAAATAACACCGGTGTAGATTGGGAGCAG GTTGAACTGCTTAGACAGTCATTGACAGCAATTGAAGAGCTACATATCATGGGAAACAATATAAGCAGAATACTG CCTGTGTCATCCTCTATGGTTCAGGGATTTGATTCTCTGCGGCTGTTGAATTTGGAAGATAATTGTATAGCTGAATGGAGTGAAATCATGAAGCTTTCTCAGCTAAGATG TTTGGAGCAGCTTTATTTGAACAAGAATTGTTTGAGTTCTCTCTTTTATCCTGATAATGGTCGGCAGTATTGTGAATCAGAAGTTGCATGCTATAAGCCCTTTCAAAATTTGCGCTGCCTTCTTTTgg GTGACAACAACATTAGTGATCTAGCCTCTGTTGACTCATTAAACTTGTTTCCTAACTTGGTG GATATCAGACTTTCTGGGAACCCAATAACCGATGCTACGCGAGGGGGGGTTCCAAGATTTGGTTTGATTGCTCGATTAGCAAAAATTCAGATATTGAATGGGAGTGAG ATTACCTCTCGTGAAAGGAAGGACTCTGAGATTAG GTATGTTCGGCTTGTGGTCTCAAAGTTGCATGTTAGTCCTGAAGAAATCAAACAGCACCCCAG GTTTTCCGAGCTTAAGAATTTTTACGGAATTGAGGATCAAAAGCTGTCAACTAGAGCTACTGGCCCACAAGCAATCAGCTCAGGATTCTTAT CTATCACTCTGAAGTGTGTTGGAGCATCCATGGGTGAGAAACCACCATTGACAAAGAAGCTGCCAGCATCAACTACA GTTGGTAAGCTAAAATTTCTCTGCGAAAGCTTTTTTAAGCTGAAGTCCATGAAGCTAAACTTATTTCTTCAAGAAGAG GGATCTCCATTGCCCTTGTCGCTTGACAATGATGCGTCATCTCTTATGGACATTGGGGTTGGCAATGATTCGGTTATCCTTGTAGACGAAGatagttga
- the LOC101499581 gene encoding xylulose 5-phosphate/phosphate translocator, chloroplastic-like: protein MLSLNIFPSSSSVTFTKPNHNFSINASPILKPNLLINRSHHESHLKSSKLSVTPTSQIQNLTTNSRYFNRFLHPFEFSTKPRNQIFKAVSDSNPEGESSAPITSPKSINLKLALVFGFWYFQNIVFNIYNKKVLNFFPFPWLLASFQLFVGSIWMLSLWSLKLQPFPKISKSFILALLGPALFHTIGHISACVSFSKVAVSFTHVIKSAEPVFSVIFSSFLGDKYPIKVWLSILPIVLGCSLAAVTEVSFNVQGLWCALISNVGFVLRNIYSKRSLQNFKEVNGLNLYGVITILSLLYLFPVAIFVEGSQWIPGYYKALEAIGKPSTLYIWVLVSGVFYHLYNQSSYQALDEISPLSFSVGNTMKRVVVIVSSVLVFRNPVRPLNGLGSAIAILGTFLYSQATAAKKAPKIEGEKSS from the coding sequence atgttatctttGAATATTTTTCCATCATCATCTTCTGTCACTTTCACAAAACCAAATCACAATTTTTCCATTAATGCATCTCCAATTCTCAAACCAAATCTTCTCATCAACAGGTCTCATCATGAATCACATCTCAAAAGTTCCAAACTTTCTGTCACACCCACATCTCAGATCCAAAATTTAACCACAAATTCAAGATATTTTAACAGATTCTTACACCCTTTTGAGTTCTCAACAAAACCCAGAAACCAAATTTTCAAAGCTGTATCTGATAGCAATCCTGAAGGAGAAAGTTCAGCACCCATTACTAGTCCCAAAAGCATAAATCTCAAACTTGCTTTAGTTTTTGGATTTTGGTACtttcaaaacattgttttcaaCATTTACAACAAGAAAGTTTTGAACTTTTTCCCTTTCCCATGGCTTCTTGCATCTTTTCAGCTCTTTGTTGGTTCCATTTGGATGCTTTCTCTTTGGTCTTTAAAGCTTCAACCTTTTCCAAAAATCTCAAAATCTTTCATTCTTGCTCTACTTGGACCTGCTTTGTTTCACACAATAGGTCACATTTCAGCTTGTGTTTCATTCTCAAAAGTTGCTGTTTCATTCACACATGTTATCAAATCTGCAGAACCAGTTTTTTCTGTCATATTCTCTTCTTTCCTTGGTGATAAATATCCTATAAAGGTTTGGCTTTCAATTTTACCTATTGTTCTTGGTTGTTCTTTGGCTGCTGTTACTGAAGTTTCTTTCAATGTTCAAGGACTATGGTGTGCTCTTATTAGCAATGTTGGTTTTGTATTGAGAAACATTTATTCCAAAAGAAGTTTGCAAAATTTCAAGGAAGTTAATGGATTGAACTTATATGGTGTGATTACTATACTTTCATTGTTGTATCTTTTTCCAGTAGCTATATTTGTAGAAGGGTCTCAATGGATTCCTGGGTATTACAAAGCACTTGAAGCTATTGGAAAACCTTCAACTTTGTATATTTGGGTTTTGGTTTCTGGTGTGTTTTATCATCTTTATAACCAATCATCTTACCAAGCATTGGATGAAATTAGTCCATTAAGTTTCTCTGTTGGAAACACAATGAAGAGAGTTGTGGTGATTGTGTCTTCAGTTTTGGTGTTTAGAAATCCGGTTCGACCGCTTAATGGACTTGGATCTGCCATTGCCATACTTGGGACTTTTCTTTATTCACAAGCTACAGCTGCAAAGAAAGCACCGAAAATTGAAGGTGAAAAGAGTAGTTAG
- the LOC101499060 gene encoding uncharacterized protein has product MGAGTENIPPFIGGQLSHLLSNSRLTLKGLQVDHMWSSDKYNSGITDRFTLLIPYCLDFIKWAIVYDVESPTTAPDVIFGPEDEHFHPFHMTQSVEPNNNSLLSDWNYKDPTRLLTLIQYLRDQYVLYQGKRVGEVDDDRLKFEVSTIVSREGLEMHMSSCADKSEEVKFAVPLLDMNINKMVAGCPWRQSQKIYLQVIYPVGRKYMPSTSAPRLKLVSSSELKTLFSIDDVKLPSWLDGMCLAEYLPNLEEYLEKQVLEAVSLIDVRRHFIEALAVPLGRPVEADPVFCRKATFLSASGVFTFLVHFLIPAQFPKQQPAIMLQSSQHFTSQMAPIKSRLTSDYPWSPRWEQSLMAERICEFLADEALNFKRQCSEGQVQL; this is encoded by the exons ATGGGCGCAGGCACCGAAAACATCCCTCCTTTCATCGGCGGTCAACTGAGTCACCTCCTCTCTAACTCCCGTCTCACCCTCAAG GGTTTGCAAGTTGATCACATGTGGTCCAGTGACAAATACAATTCCGGCATCACCGATCGCTTCACTCTCCTCATTCCCTACTGCTTAGACTTCATCAAAT GGGCTATTGTATACGATGTTGAATCTCCTACAACTGCACCTGATGTTATTTTCGGCCCTGAAGATGAACATTTTCATCCATTTCATATGACTCAATCTGTTGAACCTAATAACAACTCTTTACTATCTGATTGGAATTACAAAGACCCCACGCGTCTCTTGACTCTTATTCAATACTTGAG GGATCAATATGTGCTGTATCAAGGGAAGCGTGTTGGAGAAGTCGATGATGATCGGTTGAAATTTGAAGTCAGCACTATTGTTTCAAGAGAG GGACTAGAAATGCATATGAGTTCTTGTGCTGACAAG TCAGAGGAGGTTAAATTTGCTGTGCCCCTACTGGACATGAACATAAACAAGATGGTTGCTGGCTGTCCATGGAGACAATCCCAGAAGATATACTTACAA GTTATATATCCTGTTGGGAGAAAGTATATGCCTTCCACTTCAGCTCCTCGCCTGAAGTTAGTATCTTCTTCTGAGTTGAAAACCCTATTTTCCATTGATGATGTCAAGCTGCCTTCTTGGTTGGATGGGAT GTGCTTGGCAGAATATCTTCCAAATCTGGAAGAATATCTTGAGAAACAG GTCCTCGAAGCCGTATCATTAATTGATGTTAGAAGGCACTTCATTGAAGCGTTGGCTGTTCCATTAGGAAGGCCAGTTGAAGCTGATCCT GTCTTTTGCAGAAAGGCAACTTTTCTGTCGGCTTCCGGAGTTTTTACATTTCTG GTACACTTCCTAATTCCAGCTCAGTTTCCAAAGCAACAGCCGGCTATTATGCTTCAAAGTTCACAG CATTTTACTTCACAAATGGCACCTATCAAGTCACGTCTTACGTCTGATTATCCATGGAGTCCGAGATGGGAACAGTCACTGATGGCTGAGCGAATTTG TGAGTTTCTGGCAGATGAGGCCTTGAATTTCAAGAGGCAATGCAGTGAGGGTCAAGTTCAACTGTAA
- the LOC101498740 gene encoding uncharacterized protein has product MASVSAAASIVKNELRSHEVAIAELNALPSSRTVYQRNGNLFFRTSIQTATSMEQKQLDSAKAKLKNLNSSSKSYARTWVVQ; this is encoded by the exons ATGGCGTCAGTGTCTGCTGCTGCTTCGATAGTGAAGAATGAATTGAGGAGTCATGAAGTCGCCATAGCCGAACTCAACGCCCTTCCTTCTTCCAGA ACTGTCTATCAGAGAAATGGGAACTTGTTTTTTCGCACATCTATCCAAACAGCAACAAGCATGGAGCAGA AACAACTTGATTCAGCCAAAGCCAAGCTAAAGAATCTGAATTCTTCGTCGAAATCATATGCTAGAACTTGGGTGGTTCAGTAG